A window from Enterocloster bolteae encodes these proteins:
- a CDS encoding ABC transporter substrate-binding protein: MKGWKWTLGLGAAVFLLAGFLGCIYKYYEKEIVLEFGMFTGSNWDVASASSFVMIDKAIAKFEEEHPGVRIHYYSGISKEDYSEWCARKLLEGKMPDVFMVPDTDFNLYSSLGVMKKLDELIEHDAGFNRNDFFTTALDAGKYDGHQCALPYETVPVLLFVNKSLLAKEQIEVPGEDWTWDDMYEICRKITKDVNGDGLLDQFGTYNYSWRNAVYTSGGRFYDGHQQQLPFTDSHVLDAIKYMKRLNDLNQGQSVTQEDFNKGNVAFMPLTFAEYRTYKTYPYRIKKYTKFQWDCITFPAGKEGENRSRVDSLLMGINSNTKHEKLAWEFLKQLTGNEEMQMDIFRYSQGVSVLKSVTGSAQAAAIIQEDMDEGEQVINSSLLYNVIENGVIEPKYQQYEQVMSLADGEISKILMENRNVDSSMKIFQRSITKYLQQQR; encoded by the coding sequence ATGAAGGGATGGAAATGGACACTGGGGTTGGGAGCAGCCGTGTTCCTCCTTGCAGGCTTCCTTGGATGTATATATAAGTACTATGAGAAGGAGATTGTCCTGGAATTCGGCATGTTCACGGGAAGCAACTGGGATGTGGCCAGTGCCAGCAGCTTTGTCATGATAGACAAGGCCATCGCAAAGTTCGAGGAGGAGCATCCCGGGGTGAGGATACATTACTACAGCGGAATCAGCAAGGAGGATTACTCGGAGTGGTGCGCCAGAAAGCTTTTAGAGGGAAAGATGCCGGACGTGTTTATGGTGCCGGACACGGATTTCAACCTGTATTCATCCCTGGGAGTCATGAAAAAACTGGACGAGCTCATTGAACACGACGCCGGGTTTAACCGGAATGATTTTTTCACTACTGCCCTGGATGCGGGAAAGTACGACGGACACCAGTGCGCCCTTCCTTATGAAACGGTTCCCGTCCTTTTATTTGTCAACAAGTCCCTTCTGGCGAAAGAGCAGATTGAGGTGCCGGGGGAGGACTGGACCTGGGACGATATGTATGAAATCTGCCGTAAGATAACAAAGGATGTAAACGGAGACGGACTGCTGGACCAGTTCGGAACCTATAATTACAGCTGGAGAAATGCGGTTTACACCAGCGGGGGAAGGTTTTATGATGGGCATCAGCAGCAGCTTCCCTTTACAGACTCCCATGTCCTGGATGCCATTAAATACATGAAGCGCCTCAATGACCTGAACCAGGGACAGAGCGTGACCCAGGAGGATTTCAACAAGGGGAACGTGGCTTTCATGCCCCTGACCTTTGCGGAGTACAGGACCTATAAAACATATCCTTACCGGATTAAGAAATATACCAAGTTCCAGTGGGACTGCATCACATTTCCCGCGGGCAAGGAGGGGGAAAACCGTTCCAGAGTGGATTCCCTTCTCATGGGAATCAACAGCAATACAAAGCATGAAAAGCTGGCGTGGGAGTTTCTGAAACAGCTGACGGGAAATGAAGAGATGCAGATGGACATATTCCGGTATTCTCAGGGGGTGTCTGTGCTCAAAAGCGTTACCGGATCCGCCCAGGCAGCTGCCATTATACAGGAGGACATGGACGAGGGCGAGCAGGTTATCAACAGCAGCCTGCTTTATAATGTAATTGAAAATGGGGTTATAGAGCCTAAATACCAGCAGTATGAGCAGGTCATGAGTCTGGCGGACGGTGAAATATCAAAGATACTCATGGAAAACAGGAACGTGGACAGCAGCATGAAGATATTCCAAAGAAGCATTACTAAGTATTTACAGCAGCAGAGGTGA
- a CDS encoding response regulator transcription factor: protein MIKVLIADDQELIRQSLQIVLNSRPDIMVTDVASNGQEVIRSVRKNKPDVILMDIRMPKLDGVQCTKIIKENYPQIKIIILTTFDDDEYVYNALKYGASGYLLKGVSMDELANAITTVYNGWAMINPDIATKVLRLFSQMAQADYSILVGDKNVDELTKTEWKIIAQVEVGASNREIAEALKLSEGTVRNYLSTILNKLDLRDRTQLAIWAVQTNVRKRLGT from the coding sequence ATGATTAAAGTATTGATTGCCGACGATCAGGAATTGATTCGCCAGAGCCTGCAGATTGTGCTCAACAGCAGGCCGGACATAATGGTTACGGATGTGGCTTCCAACGGACAGGAGGTCATCCGCAGCGTGAGGAAGAATAAACCCGATGTCATACTGATGGACATACGGATGCCCAAGCTGGACGGTGTGCAGTGCACGAAAATCATCAAGGAAAATTATCCTCAGATAAAAATTATTATTCTCACCACGTTTGACGATGACGAGTACGTTTACAATGCTTTGAAATATGGTGCCAGCGGATATCTCTTAAAAGGCGTGTCCATGGATGAACTGGCCAATGCCATCACCACGGTGTATAATGGATGGGCTATGATTAACCCGGATATTGCAACCAAGGTGCTGAGGCTGTTTTCGCAGATGGCCCAGGCAGATTACAGCATACTTGTGGGCGATAAGAATGTGGATGAGCTTACAAAGACAGAGTGGAAGATCATAGCCCAGGTGGAAGTGGGGGCCAGCAACAGGGAGATAGCTGAGGCTCTTAAGCTGTCTGAGGGAACGGTGCGCAATTATCTCAGCACTATACTGAACAAGCTGGATTTGAGGGACCGCACCCAGCTGGCCATCTGGGCTGTCCAGACCAACGTGAGAAAGCGGCTGGGCACATGA
- a CDS encoding sensor histidine kinase, translated as MDTNMDNRRVRILQLGILTLNVVSVMGLSIFIYATIENIRRSYVAREFLSGIQAIVWYPYWNIWLCALLLALLAGSMFVRDRLFPDNSKVILFSLVADFAICFAIIILLNFNYNGILLLVFSNVILYAKNGKSRYFLAAVAIGSFILADYELLSISYRLYSIQDYISFYNATTQQYLLSSYNILVSLNVIMFVVYCVNIINQQQGNLDEIHALNEQLQDVNEQLQEYSVMAEKMAETRERNRLAREIHDTLGHTLTGIAAGIDACLATIGTSPQQTKDQLELISKVTRDGIKEIRRSVSQLRPDALERFSLEYAISKMVSDMNAVSGARVYFDCQVKNLKFDEDEENAIYRVIQEGITNALRHGHASQIWITIKKEDTDILLQIRDNGIGCKEIKSGFGTKHMKERIKMLSGVVTFDGSDGFTVNARIPIRWGETYD; from the coding sequence ATGGATACGAACATGGATAACAGGCGGGTACGCATCCTGCAGCTGGGCATTCTGACGCTGAATGTGGTATCTGTCATGGGACTCAGCATATTTATATATGCCACAATTGAAAATATACGGCGCAGCTATGTGGCCAGGGAGTTTTTAAGCGGCATCCAGGCCATTGTCTGGTATCCTTACTGGAACATCTGGCTCTGCGCCCTCCTTCTGGCTCTTCTGGCAGGCAGTATGTTTGTGCGGGACCGGCTGTTTCCGGACAACAGCAAGGTGATTCTTTTCAGCCTTGTGGCTGATTTTGCCATATGTTTTGCCATCATCATACTTTTGAATTTTAATTACAACGGAATTCTGCTGCTGGTGTTTTCCAATGTCATTCTCTATGCCAAGAACGGGAAATCCAGGTATTTTCTGGCGGCAGTGGCAATCGGCAGTTTTATACTGGCTGATTACGAACTGCTTTCCATTTCATACCGCCTGTATTCCATACAGGATTATATCTCATTTTACAATGCAACCACCCAGCAGTATCTGCTCAGCAGCTATAATATCCTGGTATCCCTGAATGTAATCATGTTCGTGGTGTACTGTGTGAACATCATCAACCAGCAGCAGGGAAATCTGGACGAGATACACGCCCTGAACGAGCAGCTTCAGGATGTGAATGAGCAGCTTCAGGAGTATTCCGTGATGGCGGAAAAGATGGCTGAGACACGGGAGAGAAACCGCCTGGCCAGGGAAATCCACGATACCCTGGGGCATACCCTGACCGGAATTGCTGCGGGAATAGATGCCTGCCTTGCCACCATAGGCACGTCGCCCCAGCAGACAAAGGACCAGCTGGAGCTTATTTCCAAGGTCACAAGGGACGGCATTAAGGAAATACGGCGCTCAGTCAGCCAGCTGCGCCCGGACGCCCTGGAGCGCTTCAGCCTGGAATATGCCATCAGCAAGATGGTATCGGACATGAACGCTGTGTCCGGCGCAAGGGTGTATTTTGACTGCCAGGTAAAGAACCTGAAATTTGACGAGGACGAGGAAAATGCCATTTACAGGGTTATCCAGGAGGGAATCACCAATGCGCTGCGCCATGGCCATGCCAGCCAGATATGGATTACCATAAAGAAGGAGGATACGGATATCCTTCTGCAAATAAGGGACAACGGAATCGGATGCAAGGAGATAAAAAGCGGATTCGGAACAAAGCATATGAAGGAGAGGATTAAGATGCTGAGCGGCGTTGTTACATTTGACGGCAGCGACGGATTTACTGTTAATGCAAGAATACCAATCCGATGGGGGGAGACTTATGATTAA
- a CDS encoding sugar ABC transporter substrate-binding protein, with protein sequence MKIGTGLLILTAGAMLLLGGCGHGDASGRQHEARLFGATYMTRNNPYFDVLNEGIEEVVEANGDILLTRDPLQDQEKQNEQIQEMIDEGIQMLFLNPVDWEKVQPALDACREAGVGIINVDTVVKDRDSVISIIETDNYQAGQLCALDMMKRKDEAKIVILDNPIQTSITNREQGFLDTIADNHNYQVVYREAAAGEIEVSSHVMADLLRRDISFDVILGGNDPTALGALAALQQARREEGVLIYGIDGSPDFKAILDVGYVTGTSAQSPRSIGRKAAETAYRYLDGEPVEKYISMPSTMITRDNLHEFEIDGWQ encoded by the coding sequence ATGAAGATAGGGACAGGTCTGTTAATCCTGACAGCGGGCGCCATGCTCCTGCTGGGGGGCTGCGGCCATGGGGATGCAAGCGGGCGCCAGCATGAGGCCAGGCTGTTCGGGGCCACCTATATGACCAGGAATAATCCGTATTTTGATGTACTCAATGAGGGGATTGAAGAGGTGGTGGAAGCCAACGGCGATATCCTGCTTACCCGGGATCCCCTTCAGGACCAGGAAAAGCAGAATGAACAGATTCAGGAAATGATAGACGAGGGCATCCAGATGCTGTTTTTAAATCCCGTGGACTGGGAAAAGGTACAGCCGGCCCTGGATGCGTGCAGAGAGGCGGGAGTCGGCATCATCAATGTGGATACGGTGGTGAAGGACCGGGACTCCGTAATTTCCATTATTGAAACGGACAATTACCAGGCGGGCCAGCTCTGCGCCCTGGATATGATGAAACGAAAGGACGAGGCTAAAATTGTCATCCTTGACAACCCTATACAGACCTCCATTACCAACCGGGAACAGGGATTTCTGGACACCATAGCGGACAATCACAATTACCAGGTGGTATACAGGGAAGCTGCGGCAGGCGAGATTGAGGTGTCATCCCATGTGATGGCCGACCTGCTGCGCCGTGACATCAGCTTTGACGTGATTTTGGGAGGCAATGACCCCACGGCACTGGGGGCTCTGGCAGCCCTGCAGCAGGCCAGGAGGGAGGAGGGCGTCCTGATTTACGGAATCGACGGCTCTCCGGATTTCAAGGCAATCCTGGATGTGGGCTATGTGACAGGAACCAGCGCCCAGAGCCCAAGGTCCATAGGAAGGAAGGCGGCTGAGACCGCATACCGATACCTGGACGGGGAGCCGGTGGAGAAATACATAAGCATGCCCAGCACCATGATTACGAGGGATAACCTCCACGAGTTTGAGATAGACGGGTGGCAGTGA